The sequence CGCCATCCACGTGCACCAGTTTGGGGACCTGAGCCAGGGCTGCGACTCCACCGGGCCGCACTACAACCCGATGTCCGTGCCGCACCCGCAGCACCCGGGCGACTTTGGCAACTTCGCCGTGCGCGATGGCCAGGTCTGGAAGTACCGCTCCGGCCTGGCTGCCTCGCTCACCGGCCCGCATTCGATCGCGGGCCGTGCCGTGGTGGTCCACGCGGGCGAGGATGACATGGGCCGCGGCGGCAATCAGGCCAGTCTGGAGAACGGTAACGCCGGCCGCCGGCTTGCCTGCTGCGTGGTGGGTCTATGTGGCCCCGGGCCCTGGGCACGCCAGGCGCAGGAGCACGCGGAGCGCAAGAAGCGGCGGCGCGAGAGCGAGTGTAAGGCCGTCTGAGCGCTCCACCTAGGTGGCCCTGAGCTCCGACCGCGCACCGCAGACCCCTTCTATGCGCTCTGGGAGCCCTTTCATGCCTCGACTCCCCTCTAAATGCCCCTAGACCGCTCCACGCCCGGACTTCTCTCCAGGCTCCCGAGATTCCCCCCTGTGTGCCTCAGTGCCGCCTTGCCACAACATACCCCAGTATCACTGTACGCTGTGACATCTCTCCCAAGGA comes from Bubalus kerabau isolate K-KA32 ecotype Philippines breed swamp buffalo chromosome 7, PCC_UOA_SB_1v2, whole genome shotgun sequence and encodes:
- the SOD3 gene encoding extracellular superoxide dismutase [Cu-Zn] isoform X2, coding for MLALLCASLVLVAYASADQVQQQMGSNTEEQIRDMHAKVTEIWQEMMQRQAAAIDPDAALHAVCRVLPSATLEAEQPRVRGLVLFRQLRPGALLEAFFHLEGFPNEPNGTSRAIHVHQFGDLSQGCDSTGPHYNPMSVPHPQHPGDFGNFAVRDGQVWKYRSGLAASLTGPHSIAGRAVVVHAGEDDMGRGGNQASLENGNAGRRLACCVVGLCGPGPWARQAQEHAERKKRRRESECKAV